tatagcacgcggcacggaatgccgaggacctgggttcgattcccagcactggtcttatttttctgatttttctgtgcatctatatttcagtttgtattttcaatatcggttttacgggatgaccgtaaaagtaacaaaaatttgaagatgaaataaatatacaaaaagattccaaaaaccaaccGAAATTTAAACCTCATCATGTGATGAAAATGTTACGTCGCCATCATCCGGATGTCATCCAGTTTAACAAAGCTTCTCCCTTAAAACACGACAGTTAAAGACAACTTGCTATCTACATCCACCGATTGCCTAAAACTCTTGCGACCAAGGGCGTTGCCAAAAGCAATGCCAGCTACCCCCATCTCCCTCCTATCCTTAGACTTTCTGAATGTTTAATCGCACTCCTATATCGTGTACATGAACTCAAAATAATCCACCATGTTAACTCAGACCTACCAGAAATTGAATGCAGCCTAGATCAAAATGGGGAATTATTTTGTGTTCATATACTCTTGCTCTAGGATCGTGCGAAGTTTTTGATTATAAAACATTAGTTAGCAGAAgagttacttatttattgaGACAAAATTCTCAGAAATTTGTTATCGCAACGCTACTTTGACCTTAGCTATCTGGGCCGTCCCCCGACTCAGGCTAATCAAATCTTTATCTTCCACGATTAATGGCAATGTAGAAATGCTTGGAAAATATTAAACAACTTTATGTACCAAAAGCTTAAACTATTTAGTTTATGAATGTCGCAAACTATCGTGAGAAGTAATTTGACTACCTCAACTTCTATGATGTACAGtgaagggcaaagatatcgacacggccaaagttgcaaaaatatgtacttatacacggccttaatgttaagtgcataaagtcgtgtatacatatttttgtaactttggccgtgtcgatatctttgcccttgactgtactcaaCTGCATGGGTAAAAATCAAATGTGCACAAGTACTTGACATGGGTAAATCCAGGTTAAAACTTACTATTGTTGGTACGAGTTTCCGATCACGGGCCCAAGGGGGTCATTTGAAAAGCATTTAAGGGACCAAAGCCAACATGAAGAGGCTTTTGGTaccttataatataaaaatgagataaaaataaatggacAAAGGATATAACAGAATGGACTCCTAGGTTTCAgacaaatgctttttttttattattcgactggatggcaaacgagcaagtgggtctcctgatggtaagagatcaccaccgccgatAGACACCtgaaacaccagggggattgcagatgcgttgccaacctagaggcctaagatgggatacttcaagtgccagtaatttcaccggctgtcttactctccacgccgaaacacaacagtgcaagcactgctgcttcacggcaggattagcgagcaagatggtggtagcaatccaggcggaccttgcacaaggtcctaccacctgcagccTGGtctgacaaaattaaaaaatagcagGGCCATTATGGCAGAGAACAGCAATAATAAGGGAGTATAAAAAGTTGAAAGAGGCCTTTGTGTCACAAAGACACGCCGACACGTAAACTATAAAACtagtataatattattgtaaaaaggctataaaaaatatgtaggtataaaagTCAGATGGGCGTTAACTATGGAGATGTATACCCCAATACACTATAGCAAGTGTGCTAGCGGATAGCCCTCCAGAGTTGCCAAACTATATTGCCAGGCAGGAAGCGACAGAAATCGGCTATGGGGTTGGGATGTGGTGGACAGGATTACTAGGCTATGGGGTGAGATAACAGACACCTAACTATTTAAATTTCTCGCAAATGTTACCAAAActtcttataaaatattattttaatcgaAAGAATACTTATTTTTGTCAAATCTGCTCACAAAATGTCACTAGGATCGGTTAAAAATTGTGTCATTTGCAGAAAATAAGCACCTTTCAAGTGTGTCCCAAACTTTTATGTGGAAAATATGTCCCAGGTGcgctagaaataaaaaaaaacattcatactAAAATgtatagtaagtaagtatagataTTTGGGAAATTTGGATGTAAGTATGTGTTATCCAACCTAGGACAGAAACTCGGTCAATTACTGTCAGAaggcataaaataatatatatataaaatagtaatagtataAAATTTTGGACAAAATTCGgtctacaatatttgaagacaaGTTACATAGGGAAGTAGGTACATTGCAAGTACTCGTACTCGTATAAAGGCACGCACTTGATAAAAATTGTTGCTTAAATACTAACTAACATTACCATTCATTAGCATTGCTATCTTTTAATATGGAAGCTGAATGTAAATGGGTATAATGAAGCTAAAGATGAACGCATAAGGATCTCATGAACGATCGTCCATTGTTCTCGGCTGCCTCCTTTTATCCAATTCACAGTCAATAAGTTTTTCCGCTTACTCACTCGTACGTACCTACGCAAAACGTAAACAAGCAAAGTGACCAGAGCGATCGCGAACTAGCCAGTCGTCCGTCAGCAGCTGCCGAGGCTATactttaaattaacatatttcGTAACAGTAAAGTTTGACATAATGAAGACCGCCGCCGTCCTCCTCGTCGTTGCGTTATCATGTATCTGTGTCAGCGAGAGCAAGGACCTCATTATAGGCACAAGTTTCAACAACAGACTTATATTTCAAGAAAAGGCTGAATACAATGCCATCCCGCTGAAGAAGAGAGTAAAGGAGGTGTTTTTCTCCGATCCCGCGCAACAAATTATTAAGGTACCCCCTAAATTACGTCACGTTACtaaaattatacctactgtCATGCCGCCATAGTCTGAGAAGTTCTACAGTGAATAATTTAATAGCCCATCAGTAGTAATGCCAGTGTGGTCAAAATGTAGCAAATGTTactatttaatgtaaaaaaggTTAAGAGCTACTGCTCGGTGGGCAAATTTAAACTAATTAAGTACCTCCATTGATTACTTTATATAAGCGTTTCCCACGCATAGAAAAATAGACGCGGTAAGTAATTACTAAAATAGGAATATAATGTATCTTTTAATTTAGCTCACCCACACAGCAAGGAAGTAAAGCGGTTATAATTAGCCCGACTTTATCTGAAAATATAGAACGGTAGGTAATTATTTACTAtagaattaatataaaaaacgttttcacctcagcacctcaaacaggcaggttttgctatgagaaatcagtgagcaaaattcactccgtgagacaaagtaactttttaattattttttttaaatgctgagtacagtgttgggtctactcactgaattccaaatatttgaactttactttgatctgtcatttcacttcaactcgaaaaaagcaagagataggatcaaatttgtcgattacaaacttaaattaaatttttggtattaaaaatatatcgaaatatttccaaaatgtaaattatcccgatcttttaataaagtacgcaacctcgttgcacgaaagccgcttctcttgttttttttataaaagaattccgtatactgcctctacagtataattattatttgttaaattgaatgattttttaacaaatctatttatgtttatgtaatagaaatcttaataaaaatcatatttaaaggtttaattgttcaaccttttcaattaccccgagatgaggctttttgcagtattaaaaaataagtgtgacattagtacaagaagttaagattgcatgttatgagtatgcgatttgtattgtagctactggactctttttatggttttaaatgtaattattatatttgataataatcggattctattttaaaaaaatgtgtttgttttgtaaacaggtaggtaggtatatgtggttttattcttatgttacatttaaattatgttctcgctgctgaggtgaaaaattgtatgtgtcacacgagaccaaagtttttttgcatctcgtgtatttcaatcccttgctgatctcaggattctaacctagaatcactcgctaacgctcgtgattcaattatagaatccttcgcttactcgggattcaaaatcaacactcgcaacaaaaaacaactttgctctcttgttgcacaaataactattattttggctattttgattttttggctatttgtaatttgaatttgaattggttattataaaaaacacttacaattttgttattatgaaattaataatggTATCGTAGGGGTACTCTCGAGttgcttttaaatttaaatttatacctaatattaagtattaacgTTGAatgttttgttacattttagGTCAAGTGTATTTGGTTATTTACACGGAATAAATAGTGAAATAATTATACTCAAATATTCGTATTTAGTAAATGTGGTATTCGTTACGTCACTATACTCTTGAGTATTAAAGAATAGATGACAAAACCCGTACAAATCGTTTAAAGAATGACTAAGCAATGGAAACACAATTTTCTCattaataggtacttaagaCAAGATCTTATCCTATGTTTCTCCGTCGTATAGTTTGTTATTTAACCTCCATACACTTAAACCATATTTTCATTCGttgaaccatattttttccttttccttGAAAACACAATATAGTCAAAGATCAGGAAATATCTACCAATATCGACACAGGAAAGTCGttaggtaaaaaatataagGAAAACCATATTATCTGATTTAATAGATACTCATAAAAATAAGTCTACGATTGTTtactaattttactttttatttacttgtttaagtacttatgtttctttgtttttgtttcaaatacAATGTCACAATACAAATTATCTTGAAATGACTTCGATTATAATAGTctgataacaatacaataataaaacgCCACGACCAAAAGAATATGCTTTAAAAAACCATTTTCAATGAAAATTGTGTTTATAGGTAGTTGTGATGTAGGTACTAGTATTTATAAATGAAGACACGAACTCTTATTTTGAATTAaactactttattattattattattttcagggCATCATTGCTCGGGACCTGGATCACACCGAAGCCATTGCAACCGTCACAGCCGGAGGAGTCGGCTTCTCTTACGCCAACATTCGGCTGAAGAGCGAACGGGGATCCGGTCTGAACTATCAAATTGAAGTCTACGTATAAAATCATTCGATCAATGCCATGTACAAACCAGGATAAGGCTTAATTCCCTTGCTTGAACTTGAAAAAAAGAAGGAATACATTTTTGCTGTTAAGATTTTTGCAGTAAAATTTTAGATTTGATTAAAAGTATTACTCGTATCtagctaaaaaatattttataacctgAACCTGCAACAAACAAAGACTTTCGAACAAACAGAAAAACGTGAAGCATAAGATTCCGACAAAAAGTATTTATAAGAGGACAATAGTAATTAAGTAGCAGTGGGTAGGTAAAATAAACATAACTCTTACCTatcttcctataaaataaaaaaatcttgcagattatttaaaataaactggtTTGGACACGGCTGAAACTGCGATTGCAGACCAGCAAGCAAATTGTTCACTACAATAAAAGATAAACGCAAACttctattgtatttaaattctTCTATGGCATAGATGTTTTATTCATATTCCCGGTGGCGCAGAGGAATCTAAATGAACTACCAACTAAAGTGGCTCTGTCtctagttaaaaaatattattttttgtattttacggTAAAGTGCCGGCTCGCACACGCTGTCGTGTTAAACTGAGTAAAACttgtttgaattaaatttgttgtTTCGTTCGTCTACAGCTAAGTACACAAATGAAGAGATACTCTTAAAATACGTATTTAGACCAAATTGAACTTAATCTCTCACTCGTTTGTCCGCCTGTCTCAAAGGGACCTCCCTCACAAGGTCCTATCGGCTAAACCGTTTAAAGTACACACAAACTAAACAACTAAAGGCTAGTACTAATACGTGAAAATGTGG
This sequence is a window from Choristoneura fumiferana chromosome 10, NRCan_CFum_1, whole genome shotgun sequence. Protein-coding genes within it:
- the LOC141431913 gene encoding uncharacterized protein produces the protein MKTAAVLLVVALSCICVSESKDLIIGTSFNNRLIFQEKAEYNAIPLKKRVKEVFFSDPAQQIIKGIIARDLDHTEAIATVTAGGVGFSYANIRLKSERGSGLNYQIEVYV